A genomic stretch from Candidatus Krumholzibacteriia bacterium includes:
- a CDS encoding methylmalonyl-CoA mutase family protein, which yields MFDPSRPLTDEFEPADIGLWREKATADLKGRPLEKLTGHTDDGLEIRPLYTRDEQVAPTMIGLPGAPPFRRGTRPLGRSLEGPDVRSVVENADPERAKEQLREDLHRGATSVLLRIATRTAHGWTPGVRLASAAQLKGLLDGVDPIAAPVHLDAGGAGIEFAQAWVELLEERGLHPAAVRGGLGIDPIGTLAREGEVPASVEAVLSRGAALTHDVEAMPNLRVFSVDPDFVHHAGATTAQTLAVALATGAAYLRALDAAGVDPDHGTGRIAFAWRADTHFFEQIAALRALRITWNRIAEASGSSGRSMHVHVLTSERVVSRRDPWVNVLRGTATTFAGMIGGADAVSCASFDRALGQSAPMGRRIARNTPIILGEESHLHRVVDPAGGSWFLENLTAELALKAWDEFQEIEREGGVIEALRSGWLRERVDAAWERKRAKIATRREALTGVSEFAQLDERRPDVEPFPDPGEGVQAESERLQPWPVRRLGDDFEELRDASDAANAEGREPRAFLVTLGPLAEHNLRANWIRNVLAAGGIASRDAGDLEDADAAAKAFAESGLDFAVICGTDARYAEQAADVARALRREGVPLVWLAGRPGDHEDAWRSAGVDRFVHMGVDVIEVLREALGHLIESTREETER from the coding sequence ATGTTCGATCCCAGCCGACCGCTCACCGACGAATTCGAACCTGCCGACATCGGGCTCTGGCGCGAGAAGGCCACGGCCGACCTGAAGGGCAGACCCCTCGAGAAGCTCACCGGCCACACCGACGACGGTCTCGAGATCCGCCCGCTGTACACGCGCGACGAACAGGTCGCGCCCACGATGATCGGTCTGCCCGGTGCGCCACCCTTCCGGCGCGGGACCCGGCCGCTCGGACGCAGCCTGGAGGGCCCCGACGTCCGCAGCGTGGTCGAGAACGCCGATCCCGAGCGAGCGAAGGAGCAGTTGCGCGAGGACCTCCATCGCGGAGCCACCTCGGTGCTGCTGCGGATCGCCACCCGGACGGCGCACGGATGGACCCCCGGTGTGCGGCTGGCCTCGGCGGCGCAGCTGAAGGGTCTGTTGGACGGCGTCGATCCGATCGCCGCGCCGGTCCATCTCGACGCCGGAGGTGCGGGCATCGAGTTCGCCCAGGCCTGGGTCGAATTGCTCGAGGAGCGCGGATTGCACCCGGCGGCCGTACGCGGCGGCCTGGGGATCGATCCGATCGGGACCCTTGCCCGCGAGGGAGAGGTCCCGGCATCGGTCGAAGCGGTCCTGAGCCGGGGCGCGGCCCTGACCCACGACGTCGAGGCCATGCCGAACCTCCGTGTGTTCTCGGTCGATCCCGATTTCGTGCACCACGCGGGCGCGACCACCGCGCAGACCCTCGCCGTGGCGCTGGCCACCGGTGCCGCGTACCTGCGGGCACTCGATGCCGCGGGTGTCGATCCCGACCACGGCACCGGCCGCATCGCCTTCGCCTGGCGCGCCGACACGCATTTCTTCGAACAGATCGCGGCGCTGCGTGCCCTGCGCATCACGTGGAACCGGATCGCCGAGGCCAGCGGCTCCTCGGGACGTTCCATGCACGTGCACGTGCTCACCTCCGAACGTGTCGTGTCGCGCCGCGACCCCTGGGTGAACGTCCTGCGCGGGACGGCCACCACCTTCGCCGGAATGATCGGCGGGGCCGACGCGGTGAGTTGCGCCTCCTTCGATCGCGCCCTCGGACAGTCGGCGCCCATGGGGCGCCGCATCGCGCGGAACACGCCGATCATCCTGGGCGAGGAATCGCATCTGCACCGCGTGGTCGATCCGGCCGGCGGCTCGTGGTTCCTCGAGAATCTCACCGCGGAACTCGCGCTGAAGGCCTGGGACGAGTTCCAGGAGATCGAGCGCGAAGGCGGGGTGATCGAGGCCCTGCGCAGCGGATGGTTGCGCGAGCGCGTCGACGCGGCGTGGGAGCGCAAGCGCGCGAAGATCGCCACGCGGCGTGAAGCCCTGACCGGTGTGAGCGAGTTCGCACAGCTCGACGAGCGTCGTCCCGACGTCGAACCCTTCCCGGATCCGGGCGAAGGCGTGCAGGCCGAGTCCGAGCGCCTGCAGCCGTGGCCGGTGCGTCGGCTGGGTGACGACTTCGAGGAGCTACGCGACGCCAGCGACGCCGCCAACGCCGAAGGCCGCGAACCCCGCGCCTTCCTCGTGACGCTCGGTCCGCTGGCCGAGCACAACCTGCGCGCGAACTGGATCCGCAACGTCCTCGCGGCCGGGGGCATCGCCAGCCGCGATGCCGGAGACCTCGAGGACGCCGACGCGGCCGCGAAGGCCTTCGCCGAGTCCGGGCTCGACTTCGCGGTGATCTGCGGGACCGACGCACGCTACGCCGAACAGGCCGCCGACGTGGCGCGGGCCCTGCGCCGCGAGGGCGTTCCCCTGGTCTGGCTCGCCGGCCGTCCCGGAGACCACGAAGACGCGTGGAGGAGCGCGGGGGTCGACCGCTTCGTCCACATGGGTGTCGACGTGATCGAGGTCCTGCGCGAAGCGCTGGGCCACCTGATCGAATCCACCCGGGAGGAGACCGAGCGATGA
- the scpA gene encoding methylmalonyl-CoA mutase, protein MSRVPNFSDLPLHVPGDAPLDRALWRNRVEAAHGTPLDELTWNTPERIEVSPLYTFDDLDELDHLDTVPGVPPFLRGPYTTMYVQRPWTVRQYAGFSTAEESNAFYRRNLAAGQKGLSIAFDLATHRGYDSDHPRVEGDVGMAGVAIDSILDMRRLFEGIPLDEMSVSMTMNGAVLPIMALYIVAAEEQGVKPEQLAGTIQNDILKEFMVRNTYIYPPLPSMRIIADIFRYTAERMPRFNSISISGYHMQEAGATADLELAYTLADGLEYLRTGVDAGLGVDAFAPRLSFFWAVGMNFFMEVAKMRAARMLWARLVKDFDPKNPKSMSLRTHSQTSGWSLTAQDVYNNVVRTCIEAMAATQGHTQSLHTNSFDEALALPTDFSARIARNTQLFLQQETDTCATVDPWGGSTYVENLTRDLAARATEHLEEVEEAGGMARAIEQGLPKLRIEEAAARTQARIDSGVQTVVGINKHRLDAEDAVEVLKVDNSAVREQQVARLQELRRDRDDDAVRSKLDALTNCAESGEGNLLDLAVDAARDKATVGEISEAMEKVFGRHQAEIRSIQGVYSGEMDQGEDHADDLERVRAAVNDFAEHEGRRPRILIAKMGQDGHDRGQKVVATAFADFGFDVDIGPLFQTPEESARQAVENDVHVVAVSSLAAGHLTLVPKLREALAALGREDIVIVVGGVVPPQDYQALLDAGASAVFGPGTVIGDAAVEVIEELRRRLGYPSAES, encoded by the coding sequence ATGAGCCGCGTGCCGAACTTCAGCGATCTCCCCCTCCACGTGCCCGGCGACGCGCCCCTCGACCGCGCGCTGTGGCGCAACCGCGTGGAAGCCGCCCACGGAACGCCCCTCGACGAGCTGACCTGGAACACGCCCGAGCGCATCGAGGTGTCACCGCTCTACACCTTCGACGACCTCGACGAGCTCGATCACCTCGACACCGTGCCCGGCGTCCCGCCCTTCCTGCGTGGCCCCTACACGACCATGTACGTGCAGCGGCCGTGGACCGTTCGTCAGTACGCGGGCTTCAGTACGGCCGAGGAGAGCAACGCCTTCTACCGCCGCAATCTCGCGGCCGGTCAGAAGGGCCTGTCGATCGCCTTCGATCTGGCCACCCATCGCGGCTACGACAGCGATCACCCCCGGGTCGAAGGTGACGTCGGCATGGCCGGCGTGGCCATCGATTCGATCCTCGACATGCGGCGCCTGTTCGAAGGGATCCCGCTCGACGAGATGAGCGTGTCGATGACCATGAACGGCGCCGTGCTGCCGATCATGGCGCTGTACATCGTGGCGGCCGAGGAACAGGGCGTGAAGCCCGAGCAGCTGGCCGGGACCATCCAGAACGACATCCTGAAGGAGTTCATGGTCCGCAACACCTACATCTACCCGCCGCTTCCGAGCATGCGGATCATCGCAGACATCTTCCGCTACACGGCCGAGCGCATGCCGCGCTTCAATTCGATCTCGATCAGCGGCTACCACATGCAGGAAGCCGGTGCGACGGCCGACCTCGAGCTGGCCTACACCCTGGCCGACGGGCTCGAGTACCTCCGCACCGGCGTGGATGCCGGCCTCGGCGTCGATGCCTTCGCCCCACGGCTGAGCTTCTTCTGGGCCGTCGGCATGAACTTCTTCATGGAAGTCGCCAAGATGCGCGCGGCCCGCATGCTGTGGGCGCGGCTGGTGAAGGACTTCGACCCGAAGAACCCGAAGTCCATGAGCCTGCGTACGCACAGCCAGACCAGCGGTTGGAGCCTGACCGCCCAGGACGTCTACAACAACGTGGTGCGCACCTGCATCGAGGCCATGGCCGCCACGCAGGGACACACCCAGTCGCTGCACACCAACAGCTTCGACGAGGCGCTCGCCCTGCCGACCGATTTCTCGGCGCGGATCGCGCGCAACACGCAGCTGTTCCTGCAGCAGGAGACCGACACCTGTGCGACCGTCGATCCCTGGGGCGGCAGCACCTACGTCGAGAACCTGACCCGCGATCTCGCGGCCCGGGCCACCGAGCACCTGGAGGAGGTCGAGGAGGCCGGCGGCATGGCGCGGGCGATCGAGCAGGGGCTGCCCAAGCTGCGGATCGAGGAGGCCGCCGCGCGCACGCAGGCCCGCATCGACAGCGGGGTGCAGACGGTGGTGGGCATCAACAAGCACCGCCTCGACGCGGAGGACGCCGTCGAGGTCCTGAAGGTCGACAACTCGGCCGTGCGCGAGCAGCAGGTCGCCCGTCTGCAGGAGCTGCGCCGCGACCGCGACGACGACGCGGTGCGTTCGAAGCTCGACGCGCTGACGAACTGCGCCGAGAGTGGAGAGGGAAATCTGCTCGACCTGGCCGTCGACGCGGCGCGCGACAAAGCCACCGTCGGCGAGATCAGCGAGGCCATGGAGAAGGTCTTCGGCCGCCACCAGGCCGAGATCCGCTCCATCCAGGGGGTGTACAGCGGCGAGATGGACCAGGGAGAGGACCACGCCGACGATCTGGAGCGCGTGCGCGCGGCCGTGAACGACTTCGCCGAGCACGAAGGGCGTCGTCCGCGGATCCTGATCGCCAAGATGGGCCAGGACGGCCACGACCGCGGCCAGAAGGTGGTGGCGACCGCCTTCGCCGACTTCGGCTTCGACGTCGACATCGGTCCGCTCTTCCAGACCCCGGAGGAGAGCGCGCGGCAGGCCGTGGAGAACGACGTGCACGTGGTGGCCGTGAGTTCGCTCGCCGCCGGTCATCTCACCCTGGTGCCGAAGCTGCGCGAGGCCCTGGCCGCTCTCGGCCGCGAGGACATCGTGATCGTGGTGGGTGGTGTCGTGCCGCCGCAGGACTACCAGGCCCTTCTCGATGCCGGCGCGAGCGCTGTGTTCGGGCCGGGGACCGTGATCGGCGACGCGGCCGTCGAGGTGATCGAGGAACTGCGGCGTCGTCTGGGCTATCCCTCGGCGGAGAGTTGA
- the meaB gene encoding methylmalonyl Co-A mutase-associated GTPase MeaB encodes MNDEPPKKPPRSALSTDPAGEQGPRNRSGGPRRRELTLRDYVDGIRAGDRAVLGRALTLIESNRPEHQDLAQQMLRELLPDTGAAIRVGLTGVPGAGKSTFIETLGTRLTREGHRVAVLAVDPSSGVSGGSILGDKTRMSKLGTDPNAFVRPSPSGGTLGGVARKTRESMLVCEAAGYDVIVVETVGVGQSETQVAEMTDVFCALLLAGAGDELQGIKRGLLELVDVIAVNKADGPDETRAARAARQIEGALHIFRGGDEVPVLTCSALQDVRVAEVWASIRRLHHARRDSGVIDERRSEQAVRWMWSLVDEQVSRRLRHDPATRDLADEMEIAVRDGRLPAVEAAVRVIGRLLGDS; translated from the coding sequence TTGAACGACGAGCCGCCGAAGAAACCGCCGCGCTCGGCGCTGTCGACGGACCCGGCTGGCGAGCAGGGTCCGCGCAACCGCAGCGGAGGCCCGCGCCGGCGCGAACTCACGTTGCGTGACTACGTCGACGGGATCCGCGCGGGCGACCGCGCCGTCCTCGGCCGCGCGCTCACGCTGATCGAGAGCAACCGTCCCGAGCACCAGGATCTCGCCCAGCAGATGCTGCGCGAACTGCTCCCCGACACCGGGGCGGCGATCCGGGTCGGCCTGACCGGGGTGCCCGGTGCCGGCAAGAGCACCTTCATCGAGACCCTCGGCACGCGGCTCACGCGCGAAGGCCACCGGGTGGCCGTGCTCGCGGTCGACCCGTCGAGCGGGGTGAGCGGCGGCAGCATCCTCGGCGACAAGACCCGGATGTCGAAGCTCGGCACCGATCCGAACGCCTTCGTGCGTCCGTCGCCGAGCGGCGGCACGCTGGGTGGGGTCGCGCGCAAGACCCGCGAGTCGATGCTCGTGTGCGAGGCCGCCGGCTACGACGTGATCGTGGTCGAGACGGTCGGAGTGGGCCAGAGCGAGACCCAGGTCGCCGAGATGACCGACGTCTTCTGTGCGCTCCTGTTGGCCGGGGCAGGTGACGAACTGCAGGGGATCAAGCGTGGCCTGCTCGAACTCGTCGACGTGATCGCGGTGAACAAGGCCGACGGCCCCGACGAGACCCGGGCGGCGCGGGCGGCGCGTCAGATCGAGGGCGCGCTGCACATCTTCCGGGGCGGCGACGAGGTGCCCGTGCTGACGTGCTCGGCCCTGCAGGACGTTCGCGTGGCCGAGGTGTGGGCGTCGATCCGGCGGCTCCACCACGCGCGCCGCGACAGCGGGGTGATCGACGAACGTCGGAGCGAGCAGGCGGTGCGCTGGATGTGGTCGCTGGTCGACGAGCAGGTCAGCCGGCGTCTGCGTCACGATCCTGCGACCCGGGATCTGGCCGACGAAATGGAGATCGCCGTTCGCGACGGGCGGCTGCCCGCGGTGGAAGCCGCCGTCCGCGTGATCGGTCGCCTGCTCGGCGACTCCTGA